From the Leifsonia sp. AG29 genome, one window contains:
- a CDS encoding AAA family ATPase, whose product MTDLTTGASTAAASASGAPGAHAASGAHSAAPSGEADRLRRALAAVRAEVGKAVVGQEGAVTGLTIALLVRGHVLLEGVPGVAKTLLVRALSQALALDTKRVQFTPDLMPGDVTGSLVYDAQTGGFVFREGPVFTNILLADEINRTPPKTQSALLEAMEERQVSVDGVTRPLPDPFIVAATQNPIEYEGTYALPEAQLDRFLLKLTLDVPERDTEVEVLRRHAAGFNPRDLAAAGVTPVLSASDLKAARESASAVGANADVLAYIVDLARATRRSPSVKLGVSPRGTTALLAAAKAWAWLSGYDSITPDHVQAMLIPVWRHRLQLRPEAELEGVGTDAVLRSIVQQVQVPI is encoded by the coding sequence ATGACCGATCTGACCACCGGAGCCTCCACCGCCGCCGCGTCCGCGTCCGGAGCTCCCGGCGCCCACGCCGCATCCGGCGCCCATTCCGCCGCCCCCTCCGGCGAGGCGGACCGACTTCGGCGCGCTCTGGCGGCCGTCCGCGCGGAGGTCGGAAAGGCGGTCGTCGGGCAGGAGGGGGCCGTCACCGGCCTCACCATCGCCCTGCTCGTCCGAGGGCACGTGCTGCTCGAGGGCGTGCCCGGCGTCGCCAAGACCCTCCTCGTCCGCGCGCTCAGCCAGGCGCTCGCCCTCGACACCAAGCGTGTCCAGTTCACACCCGACCTCATGCCCGGCGACGTGACGGGCTCGCTCGTCTACGACGCGCAGACCGGCGGGTTCGTGTTCCGGGAGGGGCCGGTGTTCACGAACATCCTCCTCGCCGACGAGATCAACCGCACGCCGCCGAAGACCCAGTCGGCGCTCCTCGAGGCGATGGAGGAGCGCCAGGTCTCGGTCGACGGGGTCACCCGGCCGCTCCCCGACCCCTTCATCGTCGCGGCGACCCAGAACCCGATCGAGTACGAGGGCACCTACGCGCTGCCCGAGGCGCAGCTCGACCGGTTCCTCCTGAAGCTCACGCTCGACGTGCCCGAACGCGACACCGAGGTGGAGGTGCTCCGCCGCCACGCCGCCGGGTTCAACCCGCGCGACCTCGCGGCCGCGGGCGTCACCCCGGTCCTCAGCGCCTCCGACCTGAAGGCGGCCCGCGAGTCGGCGTCCGCCGTCGGGGCGAACGCCGATGTGCTGGCCTACATCGTCGACCTCGCCCGCGCGACCCGCCGCAGCCCGTCCGTCAAGCTCGGTGTGAGCCCGCGCGGGACGACCGCCCTCCTCGCCGCCGCCAAGGCCTGGGCGTGGCTGTCGGGCTACGACTCGATCACACCGGACCACGTGCAGGCCATGCTGATCCCTGTCTGGCGCCACCGCCTCCAGCTGCGACCCGAAGCGGAGCTCGAGGGTGTGGGGACGGACGCCGTGCTGCGCTCGATCGTGCAGCAGGTCCAGGTTCCGATCTAG
- the mtrA gene encoding MtrAB system response regulator MtrA: protein MTSRILVVDDDTALAEMIGIVLRTEGFDPVFCEDGAQAVETFRSAKPDLVLLDLMLPGLDGIEVCSRIRAESGTPIIMLTAKSDTADVVKGLESGADDYMVKPFNPKELVARIRTRLRPAPATPPAELLRVGDLTVDVAGHEVRRDDERIALTPLEFDLLLALASKPQQVFTREMLLEQVWGYHYKADTRLVNVHVQRLRAKVEQDPDNPKIVMTVRGVGYRAGAAT from the coding sequence ATGACAAGTCGCATCCTGGTGGTCGACGACGACACCGCGCTCGCCGAGATGATCGGCATCGTGCTGCGCACGGAGGGGTTCGACCCGGTCTTCTGCGAGGACGGTGCGCAGGCCGTCGAGACGTTCCGCTCCGCCAAGCCGGATCTGGTCCTCCTCGACCTCATGCTCCCCGGGCTGGACGGGATCGAGGTGTGCAGCCGCATCCGCGCCGAGTCGGGGACGCCCATCATCATGCTCACCGCGAAGTCCGACACGGCCGACGTGGTCAAGGGCCTCGAGTCGGGCGCGGACGACTACATGGTGAAGCCGTTCAACCCGAAGGAGCTCGTCGCGCGCATCCGCACGCGGCTGCGGCCCGCCCCGGCGACGCCTCCGGCCGAGCTGCTGCGCGTCGGCGACCTGACGGTCGACGTCGCCGGCCACGAGGTGCGCCGCGACGACGAGCGGATCGCGCTGACGCCGCTGGAGTTCGACCTCCTGCTCGCCCTCGCCTCCAAGCCGCAGCAGGTGTTCACGCGGGAGATGCTCCTCGAGCAGGTGTGGGGCTACCACTACAAGGCCGACACCCGGCTCGTGAACGTCCACGTCCAGCGGCTGCGCGCGAAGGTCGAGCAGGATCCGGACAACCCCAAGATCGTCATGACCGTGCGCGGTGTCGGCTACCGCGCCGGCGCCGCGACCTAG
- a CDS encoding DUF4129 domain-containing protein, translated as MALTDVPVDPSSPQAQDWITGELSKPEYQAAKPTWFDIASKAVQDWLASLLNGPTGSAPPVLLIVVLLVLAALVVTAFLVFGRPTVNRRTAASRRAVFGATDSRTADELRLAASTAASAEDWVTAIEEQFRAIALALAERTLLTVTPGTTATEFAVRAAEVFPAETDALSGAARDFDRVRYLSGSGTEAQFQRLIALDQRLSRTRPSLPPVAVPTVPA; from the coding sequence GTGGCCCTCACGGACGTGCCGGTCGACCCGAGCTCCCCGCAGGCGCAGGACTGGATCACGGGCGAGCTGTCCAAGCCCGAGTACCAGGCGGCGAAGCCCACGTGGTTCGACATCGCGTCGAAGGCCGTGCAGGACTGGCTCGCGTCCCTCCTGAACGGGCCGACGGGAAGCGCCCCACCCGTGCTCCTCATCGTGGTGCTGCTCGTACTCGCGGCGCTCGTCGTCACCGCTTTCCTCGTCTTCGGTCGCCCCACCGTGAACCGGCGGACCGCCGCCTCACGCCGCGCCGTGTTCGGCGCGACCGATTCGCGCACCGCCGATGAGCTCCGCCTCGCTGCGAGCACGGCTGCGAGCGCGGAGGACTGGGTGACCGCCATCGAGGAGCAGTTCCGCGCGATCGCGCTGGCCCTCGCCGAGCGGACCCTGCTCACGGTCACACCGGGCACCACCGCGACGGAGTTCGCGGTTCGCGCCGCCGAGGTCTTTCCGGCCGAAACGGACGCGCTGTCCGGCGCGGCCCGTGACTTCGACCGGGTGCGGTATCTGAGCGGTTCCGGCACGGAGGCGCAGTTCCAGCGGCTCATCGCCCTCGACCAGCGCCTGAGCCGGACCCGGCCGTCCCTGCCGCCCGTCGCCGTCCCAACGGTGCCCGCGTGA
- a CDS encoding RDD family protein, which translates to MTQVAGASRIAGDREVLTGEAVALDVKPASYILRAAGTIIDWVAYMLVMLGCILLLVATGGGLDESLLRALVILILVFGMVVLPTTVEVASRGKSLGKLAVGARIVRDDGGAIGLRHAFIRALVGVLEIFMTVGGLAALTGLLNARSKRLGDLLAGTYSQLERVPAPRPLELQLPPHLAGWAATADVGRLPDRLSRRIAQFVRQAPELTPAARVGLSTELAREASAYVSPLPPVDAESFLVAVAVLRRSRESRGLALEQARLEALRPVLDRLPHEFPER; encoded by the coding sequence ATGACGCAGGTCGCGGGGGCGAGCAGGATCGCGGGCGATCGCGAAGTCCTCACCGGTGAGGCCGTCGCGCTCGACGTCAAGCCGGCGAGCTACATCCTCCGGGCCGCCGGGACGATCATCGACTGGGTGGCGTACATGCTCGTCATGCTCGGCTGCATCCTCCTGCTCGTGGCCACGGGCGGAGGGCTCGACGAGTCCCTCCTGCGGGCGCTCGTGATCCTCATCCTCGTCTTCGGGATGGTCGTGCTGCCGACCACCGTCGAGGTCGCCTCCCGGGGGAAGTCGCTCGGCAAGCTGGCGGTCGGAGCGCGGATCGTGCGCGATGACGGCGGTGCGATCGGGCTCCGGCACGCCTTCATCCGGGCGCTCGTGGGCGTGCTGGAGATCTTCATGACGGTGGGCGGGCTCGCGGCGCTCACGGGCCTCCTCAACGCCCGCTCCAAGCGGCTCGGCGACCTGCTGGCGGGGACGTACAGCCAGCTCGAGCGCGTGCCGGCGCCGCGGCCGCTCGAGCTCCAGCTTCCGCCGCACCTCGCGGGGTGGGCGGCGACCGCCGATGTGGGGCGCCTCCCCGACCGGCTGTCGCGGCGGATCGCGCAGTTCGTGCGGCAGGCGCCCGAACTGACCCCGGCAGCCCGTGTGGGGCTCAGCACCGAGCTGGCACGGGAGGCGTCCGCGTACGTGTCGCCGCTTCCTCCCGTGGATGCGGAGTCGTTCCTCGTCGCGGTCGCGGTGCTCCGGCGGAGTCGCGAGAGCCGCGGACTCGCTCTCGAGCAGGCACGACTGGAGGCGCTGCGGCCGGTGCTCGACCGGCTGCCGCACGAGTTCCCCGAACGCTGA
- a CDS encoding stage II sporulation protein M has translation MDLDAYTAAHSADWDELSRLAKKRRLDGREADRLIELYRAGAADLSAIQTSAGSTAVGDRLSLALASARLRFTGAAVGLLAGVPRFFALQLPAALYRIRWLVLAIALITTVVATLFALWITGNPEVLRNLGADSDLRRYAEHDFIDYYSHNPAASFAGQVWTNNAWIAAQCIAFGITGIYVPFIVLQNAVNVGVAAGVMFSYGRGDVMFSYILPHGLLELTSVFVAAAAGLRIFWAWIAPGARTRSAALAEDGRALFTVAVGCAISLFVSGLIEGFVTPSGLPVWAKIGIGATALAAYLYYMLVVGRRAVRLGETGDLDEFEAGARSVVAG, from the coding sequence ATGGACCTCGACGCATACACTGCCGCGCACAGCGCCGACTGGGATGAGCTCTCCCGGCTGGCGAAGAAGCGGCGCCTCGACGGTCGTGAGGCCGACCGGCTGATCGAGCTGTACCGCGCCGGGGCGGCCGACCTCTCCGCCATCCAGACGAGCGCCGGGTCCACCGCCGTGGGTGACCGGCTCTCGCTCGCCCTCGCCTCCGCCCGGCTGCGCTTCACGGGCGCGGCCGTCGGTCTGCTCGCGGGCGTGCCGCGCTTCTTCGCGCTCCAGCTGCCCGCGGCGCTGTACCGGATCCGCTGGCTCGTCCTCGCGATCGCCCTGATCACGACCGTCGTGGCGACGCTGTTCGCGCTCTGGATCACCGGCAATCCGGAGGTGCTGCGCAACCTGGGGGCCGACTCCGATCTCCGCCGGTACGCCGAGCACGATTTCATCGACTACTACTCGCACAATCCGGCGGCGTCCTTCGCCGGCCAGGTGTGGACCAACAATGCCTGGATCGCAGCGCAGTGCATCGCGTTCGGCATCACCGGCATCTACGTCCCCTTCATCGTGCTGCAGAACGCCGTCAACGTCGGAGTCGCCGCCGGTGTGATGTTCTCCTACGGGAGGGGCGATGTGATGTTCTCCTACATCCTCCCGCACGGCCTCCTCGAACTGACGAGCGTGTTCGTGGCGGCGGCGGCGGGCCTGCGGATCTTCTGGGCCTGGATCGCTCCGGGAGCCCGCACGCGGTCGGCGGCGCTCGCGGAGGACGGCCGGGCCCTGTTCACCGTCGCGGTCGGCTGTGCGATCTCCCTGTTCGTCTCCGGACTGATCGAGGGCTTCGTCACCCCGTCCGGGCTGCCCGTCTGGGCCAAGATCGGCATCGGGGCCACGGCGCTCGCTGCCTACCTGTACTACATGCTCGTCGTCGGCCGTCGAGCGGTTCGCCTGGGCGAGACCGGCGACCTCGACGAGTTCGAGGCGGGGGCGCGCAGCGTCGTCGCCGGCTGA
- a CDS encoding LpqB family beta-propeller domain-containing protein yields the protein MRRPLRTVAALVAVALVGVLAACASIPDSGPVRQGRAVTQVNDSLDLDFNPSPPAPGASQQRIVQGFIDAASSPKNNFAIAREYLTAKAAASWNPDESVTIDDGRNREYSDGGDQWHLEVSPVANVDSDGAYHPVASRAPVGLSYQLVKEDGQWRISVAPDGVVIDDPTFRAVYTQQTLYFYSPDYAYLVPDARWFPARVATAATRVVGAVLAGPVPWLKGAVVSAFPQGTQLAVPSVTTQGGVARVDLSSEASRADATQQQRMQYQLEQSLGSLAQSVQLSVEGNVQQIPTLPPSDAPLQDPGVDSHPIVYRGNQFGLLNGSSVTDLAGMSDDVVALGPTAITIDAAREQAAVLAQGAVWSVHRTGNPVQVDNRPGLIAPSLDNDGFVWSVPGSSPDALLATGTSGGAHPVKTQWPAASAVVALAVSRDGTRVVALLRTASGYSLVAAGIVRGPGDVPASLTQPVELGLGSGQPQSIAWTGESTVAVLSTDAGDATTIEEQTIGGTQTTSAGPVDGRTIVGAGGLSRYLVLAADGTLQAPTGTGWQAQTDRVGAVAVQLGQP from the coding sequence GTGAGGAGACCGCTGCGGACCGTCGCCGCCCTCGTCGCCGTCGCCCTGGTGGGGGTACTGGCCGCGTGCGCGAGCATCCCCGATTCGGGACCCGTCCGGCAGGGGCGGGCGGTGACCCAGGTCAACGATTCGCTGGACCTCGACTTCAACCCGTCGCCGCCCGCGCCGGGCGCGTCCCAGCAGCGGATCGTCCAGGGGTTCATCGATGCGGCGTCGAGCCCGAAGAACAACTTCGCGATCGCCCGGGAGTACCTCACGGCCAAGGCCGCCGCCTCCTGGAACCCCGACGAGTCCGTCACCATCGACGACGGCCGCAACCGCGAGTACTCCGACGGCGGCGACCAGTGGCATCTCGAGGTGAGCCCGGTGGCGAACGTCGATTCGGACGGGGCCTACCATCCAGTCGCCAGCCGTGCCCCGGTCGGCCTGAGCTACCAGCTCGTCAAGGAGGACGGCCAGTGGCGGATCTCGGTGGCACCGGACGGCGTGGTGATCGACGATCCCACCTTCCGGGCCGTCTACACGCAGCAGACCCTCTACTTCTACAGCCCCGACTACGCCTACCTCGTCCCGGATGCCCGCTGGTTCCCCGCCCGCGTCGCGACGGCGGCTACCCGCGTCGTGGGTGCCGTGCTCGCCGGCCCGGTGCCGTGGCTGAAGGGGGCCGTCGTGAGCGCCTTCCCGCAGGGCACCCAGCTCGCCGTTCCCTCTGTGACGACCCAGGGAGGCGTGGCCCGGGTCGATCTCAGCTCCGAGGCCTCGCGGGCCGACGCCACGCAGCAGCAGCGGATGCAGTACCAGCTCGAGCAGAGCCTCGGGAGTCTGGCTCAGTCTGTGCAGCTCTCGGTCGAGGGCAACGTGCAGCAGATCCCCACGCTGCCCCCGAGCGACGCACCGCTGCAGGACCCGGGAGTCGACTCGCACCCGATCGTGTACCGCGGCAACCAGTTCGGGCTGCTCAACGGCTCGAGCGTGACCGATCTCGCCGGCATGAGCGACGACGTCGTCGCGCTCGGACCCACCGCAATCACGATCGACGCCGCTCGGGAGCAAGCCGCCGTCCTCGCCCAGGGAGCCGTCTGGTCGGTGCACCGGACCGGCAATCCGGTCCAGGTCGACAACCGGCCCGGGCTGATCGCGCCGTCGCTCGACAACGACGGGTTCGTCTGGTCGGTGCCCGGCTCGTCGCCGGACGCCCTCCTGGCCACGGGGACGAGTGGCGGCGCGCATCCGGTGAAGACGCAGTGGCCGGCCGCCTCCGCGGTGGTCGCGCTCGCCGTCTCGCGGGACGGCACCCGGGTGGTCGCCCTGCTCCGCACGGCGTCCGGATACTCCCTGGTCGCCGCGGGCATCGTCCGCGGGCCGGGGGACGTGCCCGCGTCGTTGACGCAGCCCGTCGAACTCGGTCTCGGCTCCGGACAGCCGCAGTCGATCGCTTGGACGGGGGAGTCGACCGTCGCCGTCCTCAGCACGGACGCCGGCGACGCCACCACCATCGAGGAGCAGACGATCGGCGGCACGCAGACGACCTCCGCGGGACCGGTCGACGGGCGGACGATCGTCGGGGCCGGCGGGCTCTCGCGGTACCTCGTGCTCGCCGCGGACGGGACGCTGCAGGCGCCGACGGGAACCGGCTGGCAGGCCCAGACCGACCGGGTCGGGGCGGTCGCGGTCCAGCTCGGCCAGCCCTGA
- a CDS encoding DUF4350 domain-containing protein — protein MSAPAPTRAEEREGGGTASQDAQALTPSVRQTARRAVPWIILGAIAVLVTLFGILLTGGGSSAGVPLDRDNAGPVGGRAVAQVLEQQGVNVRTANSLSSATRQAEGDTTILVFDPQGDLDADAYHRLASSARTLVVVEPDFSALQTLAPRVSAGGAPTGTALAGCDLPVAVRAGRIDPRPSSGTASGTSHPGTFRVTGDGTACFRSGDRASLVATEFSGSRLYLVGSAAVLMNDGAARLGNAALSLGVLGEHRTLVWYLPSIDDRPVTGPPSLQALTPGWVTPVVILFVLVAIAAAVWRGRRFGPLVVEDLPVIVRAGETVEGRARLYQRSRARLRAADALRIGALGRLARLAGLPAASTAPEIADAAAALTGRDPSAVRALLIDAVPSTDAALLTLSDDLAALEGAVAAAVSPADPRPTGRMDP, from the coding sequence GTGAGCGCACCCGCTCCGACCCGCGCCGAGGAGCGCGAGGGCGGCGGCACGGCATCGCAGGACGCTCAGGCGCTCACCCCGAGCGTGCGGCAGACGGCGCGCCGCGCGGTCCCGTGGATCATCCTCGGCGCGATCGCCGTGCTCGTCACCCTGTTCGGCATCCTGCTCACCGGAGGCGGCTCGAGTGCGGGCGTCCCCCTCGATCGGGACAACGCCGGGCCGGTGGGCGGCCGAGCAGTCGCCCAGGTCCTCGAGCAGCAGGGCGTGAACGTCCGGACCGCGAACTCCCTGAGCTCGGCGACGCGTCAGGCCGAGGGCGACACCACGATCCTCGTGTTCGATCCGCAGGGCGACCTCGACGCGGACGCCTACCACCGGCTCGCCTCCTCCGCACGCACACTCGTCGTCGTCGAACCCGACTTCTCGGCCCTGCAGACGCTGGCCCCGCGAGTCAGCGCGGGAGGAGCCCCGACGGGGACGGCCTTGGCCGGCTGCGATCTGCCGGTGGCCGTCCGGGCCGGGCGGATCGACCCCCGGCCGTCGTCGGGCACCGCCTCCGGGACGTCGCACCCGGGGACCTTCAGGGTCACGGGCGACGGCACCGCGTGCTTCCGGTCGGGCGACCGGGCCTCGCTGGTCGCCACCGAGTTCTCGGGATCGCGTCTCTACCTCGTCGGGTCGGCGGCCGTGCTGATGAACGACGGCGCCGCCCGTCTGGGGAACGCCGCGCTCTCGCTCGGCGTGCTCGGCGAGCATCGCACTCTGGTCTGGTATCTCCCGAGCATCGACGACCGGCCGGTGACCGGCCCCCCGAGCCTCCAGGCGCTGACGCCCGGCTGGGTGACGCCGGTCGTCATCCTGTTCGTGCTGGTCGCCATCGCGGCAGCCGTCTGGCGCGGTCGGCGGTTCGGACCGCTCGTCGTGGAGGACCTGCCCGTGATCGTCCGGGCCGGCGAGACGGTGGAGGGACGGGCCCGGCTCTACCAGCGCTCCCGCGCACGGCTCCGCGCCGCTGACGCGCTCCGGATCGGGGCGCTCGGCCGGTTGGCCCGGCTAGCCGGACTGCCCGCCGCCTCCACCGCGCCCGAGATCGCCGACGCCGCTGCGGCGCTGACCGGGCGCGATCCCTCCGCGGTCCGTGCCCTCCTCATCGACGCCGTCCCGTCGACCGACGCCGCGCTCCTCACCCTCTCCGACGACCTGGCCGCGCTCGAGGGCGCGGTCGCCGCCGCCGTCTCGCCCGCCGACCCGCGCCCGACCGGAAGAATGGACCCATGA
- the mtrB gene encoding MtrAB system histidine kinase MtrB: MRFRWPDRTWWRQLPGRAARVWRSSLQVRTVTITLALTGIAILFTGVYMALSISNDLYQSRLDQALRDSSRATTTAQSTLNASDVSSGDGGKNLLNTALQSVQASTSSRLVAAYRVPGQDTSVIAPPDRGSPALNSVISDDLRKAVQKGGGKQFYQSVALPASNGATDPGIVVGTQLDLPAYGSYELYIGYNLSDSQSTLLFVENTLLLAGLALIVLIGAITWVIVRFVVEPIRVAARTSERLAAGDLAVRIPERGEDVFATLARSFNGMADSLQSQINQLAALSQLQQRFVSDVSHELRTPLTTIRLAGDVIYDQRDSFPPATERTAELLHTQIERFDRLLSDLLEISRYDAGSVVLDAEPTNLVRLAEEVVDELRALSEQNASELVLDAPGGYFDVPMDPRRIRRVVRNLIGNAIEHGEGRPIVVTVDSNESAVALAVRDYGIGMSQQEAGHVFDRFWRADPSRKRTLGGTGLGLAISLEDATLHSGWLQVWSAPGQGSCFRLTLPRVAGREITASPLPLPPTDAGAARPANALADDPSREVRS; this comes from the coding sequence ATGCGGTTCCGCTGGCCGGACAGGACCTGGTGGCGGCAGCTGCCCGGGCGGGCGGCGCGCGTCTGGCGGAGCTCGCTGCAGGTGCGGACCGTCACGATCACGCTCGCGCTCACGGGCATCGCGATCCTCTTCACCGGCGTCTACATGGCGCTCAGCATCAGCAACGACCTGTACCAGTCGCGCCTCGACCAGGCGCTGCGCGACTCCAGCCGCGCCACGACGACGGCGCAATCGACCCTAAACGCGTCGGACGTCTCGTCGGGCGACGGAGGGAAGAACCTCCTGAACACGGCCCTGCAGTCCGTGCAGGCGTCCACATCGAGCAGGCTCGTCGCGGCCTACCGGGTGCCCGGGCAGGACACGAGCGTCATCGCCCCTCCCGACCGCGGCAGCCCGGCGCTCAACTCCGTGATCTCCGACGACCTCCGGAAGGCGGTGCAGAAGGGAGGCGGGAAGCAGTTCTACCAGTCCGTGGCGCTTCCCGCGAGCAACGGCGCCACCGACCCCGGGATCGTCGTCGGCACGCAGCTCGACCTCCCCGCCTACGGCAGCTACGAGCTCTACATCGGCTACAACCTCAGCGACTCCCAGAGCACGCTCCTGTTCGTCGAGAACACGCTGCTCCTCGCGGGCCTCGCGCTGATCGTGCTGATCGGGGCGATCACCTGGGTCATCGTGCGCTTCGTCGTGGAGCCGATCCGGGTCGCAGCGCGGACCAGCGAGCGACTGGCCGCCGGCGACCTCGCGGTGCGCATCCCCGAGCGGGGCGAGGACGTCTTCGCGACGCTGGCCCGCTCGTTCAACGGGATGGCGGACAGCCTCCAGAGCCAGATCAACCAGCTCGCCGCGCTCTCGCAGCTGCAGCAGCGCTTCGTGTCGGACGTCTCGCATGAGCTCCGCACGCCGCTGACCACCATCCGGCTGGCGGGCGACGTCATCTACGACCAGCGGGACTCGTTCCCGCCGGCCACCGAGCGGACGGCCGAGCTCCTGCACACGCAGATCGAGCGGTTCGACCGCCTCCTGTCCGACCTGCTGGAGATCAGCCGGTACGACGCGGGCTCGGTGGTGCTCGACGCCGAGCCGACGAACCTGGTCCGGCTCGCGGAGGAGGTCGTGGACGAGCTGCGCGCCCTGTCCGAGCAGAACGCTTCCGAGCTCGTGCTCGACGCGCCGGGAGGCTACTTCGACGTCCCCATGGATCCGCGGCGCATCCGGCGCGTCGTCCGCAACCTCATCGGCAACGCGATCGAGCACGGGGAGGGACGTCCGATCGTCGTCACGGTCGACAGCAACGAGAGCGCGGTCGCCCTGGCCGTCCGCGATTACGGCATCGGCATGAGCCAGCAGGAGGCGGGGCACGTGTTCGACCGCTTCTGGCGCGCCGACCCGTCGCGGAAGCGCACGCTCGGGGGCACCGGCCTGGGTCTCGCGATCTCGCTCGAGGACGCGACCCTCCATTCGGGCTGGCTGCAGGTCTGGAGCGCGCCCGGGCAGGGCTCTTGCTTCCGGTTGACGCTCCCTCGCGTGGCGGGGCGCGAGATCACCGCGTCGCCGCTGCCGCTGCCGCCGACAGACGCTGGTGCCGCCCGGCCGGCGAACGCGCTCGCGGACGACCCGTCTCGGGAGGTGCGATCGTGA
- a CDS encoding DUF58 domain-containing protein: protein MTLSGRFVALLALGAIPVVVLGGADAVAYAVLGGWVLLCLVLGAVDLTLAASPRRVVLSRDVPARVRLHAEAEAQLFVTNTGPRPLRGTVRDAWEPSAGAATARARVAIPAGERRLVTTALRPWRRGERRVAQVTIRSWGPLHLCARQATLESPGRIRVLPPFDARKHLPSRLARLRELDGATSVLHRGQGTEFDSLREYVRGDDVRSIDWRATARRHDPVNGAGTRVMVRTWRPERDRRVVIVIDTGRTSAARVDDEPRLDTAFEASLLLGALATRAGDRVDLLAYDRRPRGRVHAANGPELLSRMVDVMAGIEPALIESDWSAIPGQVSAMTSQRSLVVLLTPIESPAASRGLLAVLPQLTAKHLVVVASVTDPGTVAATTQRGNRSEVYRAAAAERELVDIARVAAAIRRLGGDVVTGSPEELPPALADRYLALKAAGRL from the coding sequence GTGACCCTTTCCGGACGTTTCGTCGCGCTCCTCGCCCTCGGCGCCATCCCGGTCGTCGTGCTCGGCGGGGCCGACGCCGTGGCATACGCCGTGCTCGGCGGCTGGGTGCTCCTGTGCCTCGTCCTGGGCGCGGTCGACCTGACGCTCGCCGCGTCGCCACGGCGTGTCGTGCTCTCACGCGACGTTCCCGCCCGCGTCCGCCTGCACGCGGAGGCCGAAGCGCAGCTTTTCGTGACCAACACGGGCCCGAGGCCGCTGCGTGGAACCGTCCGGGACGCTTGGGAGCCCTCGGCGGGCGCGGCCACCGCGCGGGCGAGGGTCGCCATCCCCGCCGGCGAGCGCAGGCTGGTCACCACGGCGCTCCGGCCCTGGAGGCGCGGCGAGCGTCGCGTCGCCCAGGTGACCATCCGCTCCTGGGGGCCACTGCACCTGTGCGCGCGTCAGGCCACGCTCGAGTCGCCCGGACGCATCCGGGTCCTTCCTCCGTTCGACGCTCGCAAGCACCTCCCGTCGCGGCTGGCGCGCCTCCGCGAGCTCGACGGCGCGACGAGCGTGCTCCACCGCGGGCAGGGAACCGAGTTCGACTCGCTGCGGGAGTACGTGCGCGGCGACGACGTCCGCTCGATCGACTGGCGTGCCACCGCGCGGCGGCACGACCCGGTCAACGGCGCGGGAACCCGGGTCATGGTCCGGACCTGGCGTCCCGAGCGCGACCGGAGGGTCGTGATCGTCATCGACACCGGGCGCACCTCCGCCGCCCGCGTCGACGACGAGCCGCGCCTCGACACGGCTTTCGAGGCGTCTCTGCTGCTCGGCGCCCTCGCCACTCGCGCCGGAGACCGGGTCGACCTGCTGGCCTACGACCGACGCCCCCGTGGCCGGGTGCACGCCGCGAACGGGCCGGAACTGCTGTCGCGGATGGTCGACGTCATGGCCGGCATCGAGCCGGCGCTGATCGAGTCCGACTGGTCGGCGATCCCGGGTCAGGTGTCCGCGATGACGAGCCAGCGCTCGCTCGTGGTCCTCCTCACGCCGATCGAGTCGCCGGCGGCGTCCCGCGGCCTGCTCGCGGTCCTCCCCCAGCTCACGGCCAAGCACCTCGTCGTCGTGGCGAGCGTCACCGATCCCGGCACCGTCGCGGCGACGACGCAGCGCGGGAACCGTTCCGAGGTCTACCGGGCCGCGGCGGCGGAACGGGAGCTCGTCGATATCGCACGGGTCGCGGCGGCCATCCGGCGGCTGGGCGGCGACGTGGTGACGGGTTCGCCGGAGGAACTCCCTCCCGCCCTCGCGGATCGGTATCTGGCGCTGAAGGCGGCCGGCAGGCTCTGA